The following are from one region of the Paenibacillus sp. KS-LC4 genome:
- a CDS encoding heptaprenylglyceryl phosphate synthase, whose translation MDAHWYAGWRHVFKLDPERSISDEELDAICMSGTDAVLVGGSSGVTFENTVDLMSRIRRYAVDCALEVSTMDAAVPGFDGYFVPLVLNTSRAEWINGRQTEGLQAFGSFIPWEETAAQGYIILNGEATAAKLTGANAGLNEEQVLAHVQMADRLMRLPVIYLEYSGQYGDMSLVQKAYDTIAQAQLFYGGGIDSAEKAAEAAAACDTVIVGNIIYADLEAALATVPAVHSIIRKHIRNEA comes from the coding sequence ATGGACGCACACTGGTATGCAGGTTGGAGACATGTATTTAAGCTGGACCCGGAGCGCAGCATCTCAGACGAGGAGCTGGATGCCATTTGCATGTCGGGCACGGATGCGGTGCTAGTAGGCGGCTCAAGCGGCGTGACGTTTGAGAATACCGTAGATTTAATGTCGCGCATTCGCCGTTATGCGGTAGATTGCGCGCTGGAGGTGTCGACGATGGATGCGGCGGTGCCCGGCTTCGACGGCTATTTCGTGCCGCTTGTATTGAACACGAGCAGGGCTGAGTGGATCAATGGCCGCCAGACAGAAGGGCTGCAAGCATTCGGCTCCTTCATTCCTTGGGAGGAAACGGCGGCGCAAGGTTATATTATTTTGAATGGGGAAGCGACCGCCGCCAAGCTGACAGGAGCAAATGCCGGGCTGAACGAGGAGCAGGTGCTGGCACATGTGCAAATGGCGGATCGGCTCATGCGCCTGCCAGTCATTTATTTGGAATACAGCGGTCAGTACGGAGACATGTCGCTCGTTCAAAAAGCATATGACACCATTGCGCAGGCCCAGCTGTTCTATGGCGGCGGCATTGATAGTGCAGAGAAGGCGGCAGAGGCGGCGGCAGCTTGCGATACCGTCATCGTTGGCAATATTATTTATGCGGATTTGGAGGCGGCGCTGGCTACTGTCCCTGCCGTTCACAGCATCATTCGCAAGCATATAAGAAACGAAGCCTAG
- the ligA gene encoding NAD-dependent DNA ligase LigA, with protein MNQAEAAAATPAQTERMITLIDEITAHNYQYYTLDQPSIDDADYDKLYDELVALEKETGIVLPDSPTQRVGGELLKGFEPHRHRAKLWSLDKAQNIEGLHAWNQRMLRAVNDYNTKNPDVDPLPDPSYVIELKFDGLTLNLTYEDGKLTQAATRGNGAIGEGILAQVKTIRSVPLTIPYREGLIEVQGEGIMQLSVLEKYNQTAAEPLKNARNAAAGALRNLNPKTTAERKLSAFFYNIGYSEELAFTTHQEMQQFLRDNRFKVNPYAVYFDTIEEVAAELERLAEGRNDLDYLIDGAVVKLTDIRTREALGYTDKFPRWAVAFKFEAEEAATILQSVSWEVGRTGKITPVARVEAVELAGVTVQNCTLNNIGDIERKNLKFALGTFVTIRRSNDVIPEILGKTDEIEGQEIVFPEQCPSCGTELEQRGAHLFCNNRLGCGPQMIGRITHFASRDAMDIDTFSVMTAEQLYTECKVHDPADLYALEYDDLIKLERFGERKARKLLDAFEKSKSRDLTAFLYALGIPNTGKSTTRTLADHYGSLDAVMSASVEELVELPDIGSIVAESIVSFFADPVMAESIARMRAAGVRAEAEHKAVVREDSVFSGKTVVITGTLSGMSRDEAAKKLEACGAKVSGSVSKKTDYVIAGENAGSKLTKAKELGITVIEDEAELLRLLEGNEA; from the coding sequence ATGAACCAAGCGGAAGCAGCTGCAGCTACACCTGCCCAAACCGAACGTATGATTACATTAATTGATGAAATTACGGCTCATAACTACCAGTATTACACGCTGGATCAGCCGTCCATTGACGATGCAGACTATGACAAGCTTTATGATGAGCTGGTTGCATTGGAGAAGGAGACGGGAATCGTGCTGCCGGATTCTCCAACACAGCGTGTTGGGGGAGAACTGCTTAAGGGCTTTGAGCCGCATCGTCACCGTGCCAAGCTATGGAGCCTGGACAAGGCGCAAAACATCGAAGGGCTGCATGCCTGGAACCAGCGAATGCTGCGGGCAGTTAACGATTATAATACGAAAAATCCGGATGTTGATCCGCTCCCAGACCCAAGCTATGTGATAGAGCTGAAGTTTGATGGATTGACGTTGAATTTGACCTATGAGGATGGCAAGCTGACTCAGGCGGCTACGCGGGGCAATGGCGCGATAGGGGAAGGAATTTTGGCACAGGTGAAGACGATTCGCTCAGTCCCTCTCACCATTCCTTATCGAGAAGGTTTGATCGAGGTGCAAGGCGAGGGAATTATGCAGCTGTCGGTGCTGGAGAAGTACAACCAGACGGCAGCTGAGCCGCTCAAAAATGCGCGCAATGCAGCAGCGGGTGCCCTGCGCAACTTAAATCCGAAGACGACTGCGGAGCGGAAGCTGAGCGCATTTTTCTACAATATAGGCTATTCAGAGGAGCTGGCATTCACCACCCATCAGGAAATGCAGCAGTTTTTGCGGGACAATCGGTTTAAAGTAAATCCATATGCGGTTTATTTTGACACGATTGAAGAGGTAGCTGCTGAGCTGGAGCGCTTGGCAGAGGGCCGTAACGATCTCGATTATCTAATAGATGGAGCTGTGGTCAAGCTTACGGATATCCGTACTCGGGAAGCTCTCGGCTACACAGACAAGTTCCCGCGTTGGGCGGTCGCGTTTAAGTTCGAGGCGGAAGAAGCGGCAACTATACTGCAATCCGTTTCTTGGGAAGTTGGCCGTACCGGCAAAATAACGCCCGTCGCCCGCGTCGAAGCTGTGGAGCTTGCAGGTGTTACTGTACAAAACTGTACGCTCAATAATATTGGCGATATCGAACGGAAAAATCTTAAGTTTGCGCTTGGTACATTCGTTACTATTCGTCGCTCCAATGATGTCATACCAGAAATTCTCGGCAAAACCGATGAAATAGAGGGCCAGGAAATCGTATTTCCAGAGCAGTGTCCTTCCTGTGGCACGGAGCTTGAGCAGCGCGGCGCGCATTTGTTCTGCAACAACCGCTTAGGCTGTGGGCCGCAAATGATTGGTCGCATTACGCATTTTGCCTCGCGGGATGCGATGGACATTGATACATTCAGCGTTATGACGGCTGAGCAGCTGTATACAGAATGCAAGGTTCATGATCCTGCCGATCTATATGCGCTGGAGTATGACGATCTAATTAAGCTGGAACGGTTCGGGGAACGGAAGGCGCGTAAGCTTCTTGATGCGTTTGAGAAGTCCAAAAGCCGTGATTTGACGGCATTTCTATATGCGCTCGGTATTCCGAACACAGGAAAGTCTACGACGCGGACGCTAGCGGATCATTATGGCAGCTTGGATGCTGTAATGTCGGCTTCGGTGGAAGAGCTGGTTGAGCTGCCTGATATCGGCAGTATTGTAGCGGAGAGTATTGTAAGCTTCTTTGCCGACCCGGTTATGGCTGAAAGCATCGCTCGTATGCGGGCTGCCGGGGTAAGGGCGGAAGCCGAGCATAAAGCCGTTGTGCGGGAAGATAGTGTATTCAGCGGCAAAACCGTAGTCATTACAGGAACCTTATCGGGAATGAGCCGCGACGAAGCTGCAAAGAAGCTCGAAGCGTGCGGAGCGAAGGTGTCCGGAAGTGTGTCGAAGAAGACGGATTATGTCATCGCTGGTGAAAATGCAGGCAGCAAGCTCACGAAAGCGAAGGAGCTAGGCATAACCGTAATTGAAGATGAAGCTGAATTGCTGCGTTTATTGGAAGGAAACGAAGCGTAA
- a CDS encoding efflux RND transporter periplasmic adaptor subunit, with protein MFFRLIKQERRSKAALAAVFAMALMAAGCSSAAPAAEETAVEQQVTVIKTEAVAKHSMGNPREQVAEVSASVRLDIPTMASGKIARVLKGNGDTVNKGEAIIQLESNLAVLDRKRAETSLSAAEQSLVKAKQEIATGRSTLLNNIASLETQYIQASAGDDQNLIDAARRNLESAKQQLADLDNGSSLAGLQSQIDAARLAVEQADLQLDSYQITAPASGTITDFAVSEGMTINAGTVVAVVQNVKQISIKTELSEPAAELARGKSELVYYNAENPSVKKKAKVVYLASVPNAKTRMYALELTTDNADGVLKPGSRVQVELTTVAEENVIAVPSLSIVRDGSETFVMLSNAGTAEKRAVKLGRINGVYQEVLEGLKEGESVVVSGQHTLSDGQKIENEEAAK; from the coding sequence ATGTTTTTTCGTTTGATCAAGCAGGAGCGGCGAAGCAAAGCGGCTCTCGCAGCCGTGTTTGCAATGGCTTTAATGGCTGCGGGATGCTCAAGCGCCGCACCTGCTGCAGAAGAGACAGCAGTAGAGCAGCAAGTGACAGTCATTAAAACAGAGGCGGTAGCCAAGCACAGCATGGGAAATCCGCGCGAGCAGGTAGCTGAGGTAAGCGCCTCGGTTCGTCTGGACATTCCGACAATGGCTTCCGGCAAAATTGCTCGCGTGCTTAAGGGCAATGGCGACACCGTTAACAAAGGAGAAGCTATCATTCAATTGGAGTCGAATCTCGCAGTGCTGGATCGTAAGCGTGCGGAAACCAGCCTGTCAGCTGCCGAGCAATCTCTAGTAAAGGCTAAGCAGGAAATTGCAACAGGTCGTTCTACCTTGCTTAATAATATTGCTAGTCTGGAGACGCAGTACATTCAGGCGAGTGCCGGTGATGATCAAAATTTGATTGATGCCGCACGTCGTAATCTGGAGTCGGCGAAGCAGCAGCTTGCCGACTTGGATAATGGCAGCTCGCTTGCGGGCTTGCAGTCCCAAATCGATGCGGCGAGATTAGCTGTGGAGCAGGCTGATCTTCAGCTGGACAGCTATCAAATTACCGCTCCAGCGAGCGGTACGATTACTGATTTTGCCGTGAGCGAGGGCATGACGATAAACGCAGGTACAGTAGTAGCTGTCGTGCAGAACGTGAAGCAAATTTCGATTAAAACGGAGCTTAGCGAACCAGCAGCCGAGCTGGCCCGCGGCAAGTCAGAACTTGTCTACTACAATGCGGAAAATCCATCTGTGAAGAAAAAAGCGAAAGTGGTCTATCTCGCCTCAGTGCCTAATGCAAAAACGAGAATGTACGCGCTTGAGCTTACAACGGACAATGCGGATGGCGTACTGAAGCCCGGAAGTCGCGTTCAGGTGGAGCTGACGACCGTTGCAGAGGAGAATGTAATTGCTGTTCCATCGCTGAGCATTGTGCGTGATGGCAGCGAAACCTTCGTTATGCTGTCCAATGCAGGTACAGCTGAGAAGCGTGCCGTTAAACTGGGACGTATCAATGGCGTCTATCAGGAAGTGCTGGAAGGGCTGAAAGAGGGAGAGAGCGTAGTCGTCTCCGGTCAGCATACGCTGAGCGATGGACAGAAGATTGAGAACGAAGAGGCTGCGAAGTAA
- a CDS encoding DUF3656 domain-containing protein: protein MKANIRREDVELLAPAGDWECMRAAVANGADAVFFGVEKFNARARANNFRSEELPEIMAFLHSYGVQGFLTFNILVFEDELRDAQALIEMCIDAGVDAVIVQDLGLVKLIRELSPDFPIHGSTQMTITSPEAVEFTKPFNMERVVLGRENNLKQIKTIGEQAKLPMEVFVHGALCVSYSGQCLTSEMWGGRSANRGECAQACRLPYDLMVDGKHQPMGDISYLLSPKDLAAIDLVPELIEAGVVSFKIEGRLKSPEYVANVVSKYRKAIDKYFDGDLSKPSVEEVRELQQSFSRGFTHGFLSGTNNKMLVEGTFPKSRGVFIGRVERILRDAVTVRLEAPLKRGDGVVFDAGDPTKKEEGGRVYDIRRQGVKIEGEAQEGTLLELVPGRSDVDLRKVHVGDRVWKTNDPALDKRLRATYETEKPYRVFPLHVSVTGKLGEPLRTIWTDMQKGTTVEVVSELLLEQAQKRPMDAELLNDQLGRLGGTVYQLDHLEVLLEGELIVPVRELNRMRREAVEHLAGERPKPPVYVKNNIDPLADTADRQAVPAAASGYSHEGDLAPRLTALCRSLPQVEAAIAADVDMIYADFEFIKQFPAAVELARAAGKPIALATPRIHMPGENGYHANILKLKPDAVLVRNTGALYYYLRAKAENPDQPFPKLIGDFSLNVANHKTVKLFEEVGLDMITPSYDLNIQQMMDMLNKANTAKLEVVIQQHLPMFHTEHCVYCTFMSEGTNFTNCGRPCEDSRASLQDRIGMSHPVRVDEGCRNTVYNAIEQSGAEYIKQFLELGIPSFRVEFLEETPERVTEVLSLYRDALDGRITGTKVWRTLKATNQIGVTRGQLVK from the coding sequence ATGAAAGCAAATATAAGGCGTGAAGATGTAGAGTTGCTTGCTCCGGCAGGTGACTGGGAATGTATGCGGGCGGCGGTTGCGAACGGCGCGGATGCTGTCTTTTTTGGTGTGGAAAAATTCAATGCGCGTGCGAGAGCGAATAATTTCCGCAGCGAGGAGCTGCCAGAGATTATGGCCTTTTTGCACAGCTACGGCGTGCAGGGCTTTTTGACTTTCAACATTCTCGTATTTGAGGACGAGCTGCGCGATGCGCAAGCGCTCATTGAAATGTGTATAGATGCAGGTGTAGACGCGGTTATCGTACAGGATTTGGGACTCGTGAAGCTCATTCGCGAGCTTTCCCCGGATTTCCCGATTCATGGCTCGACGCAGATGACGATTACTTCTCCAGAGGCGGTGGAGTTTACGAAGCCGTTTAATATGGAGCGCGTCGTTCTTGGCCGCGAAAATAACCTCAAGCAAATTAAAACAATCGGCGAGCAGGCGAAGCTTCCTATGGAGGTTTTTGTGCATGGAGCGCTATGCGTATCGTATTCTGGCCAGTGTCTGACCTCGGAAATGTGGGGCGGACGCTCGGCAAACCGCGGCGAATGCGCGCAGGCCTGCCGTCTGCCTTATGACCTGATGGTCGATGGCAAGCATCAGCCGATGGGCGACATTTCGTATTTGCTGTCGCCGAAGGATTTGGCGGCAATTGACCTCGTGCCCGAGTTGATTGAGGCGGGCGTCGTCTCCTTCAAAATCGAAGGACGTCTCAAAAGCCCGGAATACGTTGCCAATGTGGTCAGCAAATACCGTAAGGCGATTGATAAATATTTTGACGGCGACCTGTCGAAGCCATCGGTAGAGGAGGTTCGCGAATTGCAGCAAAGCTTCTCGCGCGGCTTCACACACGGCTTCCTGTCGGGCACGAACAACAAAATGCTAGTAGAAGGCACGTTTCCCAAAAGCCGCGGCGTCTTTATTGGCCGTGTCGAACGTATTCTTCGCGATGCTGTAACCGTCCGTCTGGAAGCTCCGCTTAAGCGCGGCGATGGCGTCGTCTTCGATGCCGGAGATCCGACGAAGAAGGAAGAGGGCGGCCGCGTCTATGACATTCGCCGACAAGGCGTGAAGATTGAAGGCGAGGCGCAGGAAGGCACGCTGCTGGAGCTCGTTCCAGGTCGCAGCGACGTTGATTTGCGCAAGGTGCATGTAGGCGATCGGGTATGGAAAACGAATGATCCTGCGCTTGATAAGCGTCTGCGTGCGACCTATGAGACGGAGAAGCCTTACCGCGTGTTCCCGCTTCATGTTTCGGTAACGGGCAAGCTAGGCGAGCCGCTGCGCACAATATGGACGGATATGCAGAAGGGGACGACGGTAGAGGTCGTATCTGAGCTACTGCTGGAGCAGGCGCAGAAGCGTCCGATGGATGCCGAGCTGCTTAATGATCAGCTGGGCCGTCTAGGCGGAACGGTTTATCAGCTTGACCATTTGGAAGTGCTGCTGGAGGGCGAGCTGATTGTGCCCGTGCGCGAGCTTAACCGGATGCGCCGCGAGGCGGTGGAGCATTTGGCTGGAGAACGACCAAAGCCGCCCGTTTATGTGAAAAATAACATCGACCCGCTGGCAGACACCGCGGATCGACAGGCTGTTCCAGCCGCTGCCTCCGGCTATTCGCACGAAGGCGATCTTGCGCCGCGCCTGACGGCTCTATGCCGCAGCTTGCCTCAAGTCGAAGCGGCGATTGCCGCCGATGTCGATATGATTTACGCTGATTTTGAATTTATTAAGCAATTTCCGGCGGCAGTAGAGCTGGCGCGAGCGGCAGGCAAGCCTATCGCTCTGGCAACACCGCGCATTCATATGCCAGGTGAGAACGGCTACCATGCCAACATTTTGAAGCTTAAGCCAGACGCTGTGCTTGTCCGCAATACGGGCGCGCTGTATTATTATTTGCGCGCCAAGGCCGAGAACCCCGATCAGCCATTCCCTAAGCTGATTGGCGATTTCTCGCTGAATGTAGCTAATCACAAGACGGTAAAGCTTTTTGAAGAAGTTGGCCTCGATATGATAACACCGTCCTATGACCTGAACATTCAGCAAATGATGGATATGCTGAACAAGGCTAACACGGCGAAGCTGGAAGTTGTCATCCAGCAGCATTTGCCCATGTTCCATACGGAGCATTGCGTCTATTGCACCTTTATGAGTGAAGGCACCAACTTCACGAATTGTGGACGGCCATGTGAGGATTCACGTGCTTCCTTGCAGGACCGTATTGGCATGTCCCATCCGGTTCGCGTAGACGAAGGCTGCCGCAATACCGTGTACAATGCGATTGAGCAATCGGGAGCTGAATATATTAAGCAGTTTTTGGAGCTGGGCATCCCATCCTTCCGCGTCGAGTTTTTGGAAGAAACGCCGGAGCGGGTAACGGAAGTATTGTCCCTTTACCGCGATGCGCTTGATGGGCGGATTACGGGAACGAAAGTATGGCGCACGCTGAAGGCAACAAACCAAATCGGCGTAACACGCGGACAATTGGTGAAATAA
- the pcrA gene encoding DNA helicase PcrA, with translation MFNFISIDEAVQKLNSPQREAVKATDGPLLIMAGAGSGKTRVLTHRIAYLIEKKRVAPWSILAITFTNKASREMRDRVSALIGPSGNDIWVSTFHSMCVRILRKDIDRIGFTSNFTILDSGDQLSVIRNCMKDLNLDTKKFEPKAVQASISAAKNELLTPERYEQKAGDYFQDIVIKVYKSYQKRLKSNNSLDFDDLIMKTIQLFQEVPDVLYFYQNKFRYLHVDEYQDTNRAQYMLCRMLADKHHNICVVGDSDQSIYRWRGADITNILNFESDYPEARTIMLEQNYRSTANILNAANAVISLNTGRKPKNLWTDQGAGDEITVYQADSEHDEGYFVTGEIRKNKNSGRKFGDHAILYRTNAQSRVIEEILIKSDIPYQIVGGIKFYDRKEIKDLLAYLRLISNPDDDISLARVINVPKRGIGDTTVGKLAEEAARSGTSIFNVLGNLQGLDINARTQALLGEFYIMISNLAGMVDYLSVTELTEKVLEMTQYKLELQREKTLESTARVENIDEFLSVTMDFEKRNEDKTLVSFLTDLALIADIDSMDKQDEQGNAAPSDAVVLMTMHSAKGLEFPVVFIIGMEESIFPHSRALNDNDELEEERRLAYVGITRAEKQLFMTSARMRTLFGRTASNMPSRFLDEVPSELKKDASASGGFGRSGGGGRYGAGSSAGFGSGGRTAPSRPAATGGLGSGGRSLGTSSSSGVRVSTPQAAGAGVTGASGDAGAKQFAAGDRVAHGKWGEGVIVSVKGTGNDMELQIAFPAPTGVKRLLAGFAPITKV, from the coding sequence ATGTTTAATTTTATAAGCATCGACGAGGCGGTACAGAAGCTTAATTCCCCGCAGCGCGAAGCGGTAAAAGCAACCGATGGGCCGCTGTTGATTATGGCTGGAGCGGGCAGTGGCAAAACCCGCGTATTAACCCATCGGATCGCTTATCTAATCGAGAAGAAGCGCGTCGCGCCTTGGAGCATTTTGGCGATTACCTTTACGAATAAGGCATCGCGTGAAATGCGGGACAGAGTTAGCGCACTGATTGGCCCGTCGGGCAATGATATTTGGGTATCTACCTTTCACTCGATGTGTGTACGGATTTTGCGCAAGGATATCGACCGAATAGGCTTTACCTCGAATTTTACCATTTTGGATTCTGGCGATCAGCTGTCGGTTATTCGTAATTGCATGAAGGACCTAAACCTCGATACGAAGAAGTTCGAGCCAAAGGCCGTTCAAGCCTCCATCAGCGCAGCGAAGAATGAGCTGCTTACGCCGGAGCGTTATGAGCAGAAGGCGGGGGACTATTTTCAGGATATCGTCATAAAGGTATACAAGTCCTATCAGAAGCGGCTCAAAAGCAATAATTCGCTCGATTTCGACGATTTGATTATGAAGACCATTCAATTGTTTCAGGAAGTACCGGATGTACTGTATTTTTATCAGAACAAATTTCGTTACCTCCATGTCGATGAGTATCAGGATACGAACCGTGCGCAATACATGCTGTGCCGCATGCTTGCTGACAAGCATCACAATATTTGCGTCGTCGGTGACAGCGATCAGTCGATTTACCGTTGGCGCGGGGCGGACATTACGAATATTTTGAATTTCGAGAGCGATTATCCTGAAGCGCGGACGATTATGCTGGAGCAGAACTATCGTTCTACGGCCAATATTTTGAATGCGGCGAATGCGGTCATCAGCCTGAACACCGGGCGCAAGCCGAAGAACCTCTGGACCGATCAAGGTGCCGGAGACGAAATTACAGTGTATCAGGCGGATTCCGAGCATGATGAGGGTTATTTTGTTACAGGTGAGATTCGCAAAAATAAAAATAGCGGCCGTAAATTTGGGGATCACGCTATTTTGTATCGGACGAATGCACAGTCACGGGTTATAGAGGAAATTTTGATTAAATCGGATATCCCTTATCAAATCGTCGGCGGCATCAAGTTCTACGATCGTAAAGAGATTAAAGATTTGCTCGCTTATTTGCGGCTAATTTCCAATCCGGATGACGATATTAGTCTTGCACGCGTCATTAATGTGCCAAAGCGTGGCATTGGTGATACGACGGTTGGCAAGCTGGCCGAGGAGGCCGCGCGGAGCGGCACTTCGATTTTTAACGTTTTGGGCAACCTACAGGGACTGGATATCAATGCCCGCACGCAAGCGCTGCTTGGAGAGTTCTATATTATGATCAGCAACCTTGCCGGTATGGTCGATTATTTATCGGTGACGGAGCTGACGGAGAAGGTGCTGGAGATGACCCAGTACAAGCTGGAGCTTCAGCGCGAGAAAACATTAGAATCGACGGCACGGGTCGAAAATATTGACGAGTTCCTGTCCGTTACGATGGACTTTGAGAAGCGCAACGAAGACAAGACGCTCGTGTCCTTCCTGACAGATCTTGCTCTCATCGCCGATATTGATTCTATGGATAAGCAGGATGAGCAAGGCAATGCCGCCCCAAGCGACGCTGTCGTGCTGATGACGATGCATAGCGCCAAAGGCTTGGAGTTCCCTGTTGTCTTTATTATTGGCATGGAGGAGAGCATCTTTCCACATAGCCGTGCCTTGAACGACAATGATGAGCTGGAGGAAGAACGACGACTTGCTTATGTAGGCATTACAAGGGCAGAGAAGCAGCTGTTTATGACATCGGCCCGGATGCGTACCTTGTTTGGACGCACGGCATCGAATATGCCTTCGCGCTTTTTGGATGAAGTGCCTAGCGAGCTCAAAAAGGATGCCTCCGCTTCGGGCGGTTTTGGCCGCAGCGGAGGAGGAGGCAGATACGGCGCTGGGAGCTCGGCTGGCTTTGGCTCAGGTGGGCGCACAGCTCCTTCGCGTCCTGCGGCAACTGGCGGGCTTGGCTCAGGCGGCCGATCGCTTGGTACGAGCTCAAGCAGCGGTGTTCGAGTAAGCACGCCGCAAGCAGCTGGTGCAGGAGTGACGGGCGCTTCTGGAGATGCAGGCGCGAAGCAGTTCGCTGCTGGCGACCGAGTAGCCCACGGCAAATGGGGCGAAGGCGTTATTGTATCTGTGAAAGGAACAGGCAATGACATGGAGCTTCAGATCGCTTTTCCCGCTCCGACAGGAGTGAAACGACTGCTTGCAGGCTTTGCGCCAATAACGAAAGTTTAG